The Parus major isolate Abel chromosome 4, Parus_major1.1, whole genome shotgun sequence genome has a window encoding:
- the LOC107202702 gene encoding uncharacterized protein LOC107202702, with protein sequence MRNKRLDVSHIPALGPRPPPHPPPDLWGCSEAGSASGPPAIKRVPRAHLGESQLGAAAARPPAMACTASAPAAPAHSHFWEMLSLLAREPGMEWLELSLAGQAVTSPPRSREAPRSGREMTYHQQHSLGPWPLKTLSLLERSGDSRLWQAYLEGLRKFLVFREIMGMPAAWPIPVEQIRGFLAVESNFSASKTLIYMAALSYLSKLTCSSDPLQDPITCCMVTGLKRRVGIPRDIYLPVTIEILRSLLGALESVCITHYECLLFRALFTVAFFGALRIGEMVAKHRNVLQPELLYLSDIQLMARKVLLFLPYSPVDQERHVISLALSGEPWVCPVLALRSYLTARSQQEGPLFVHSDLRSVTKREFLAVLRCALSLLGLCPEQFGVHSFWMGTAVTAARCGYPGEDVTRLARWPCMIPGRF encoded by the exons ATGCGTAATAAACGCCTGGATGTTTCACACATTCCAGCTCTCGGGCCGCGCCcgcctcctcatcctcctccgGACCTCTGGGGCTGTTCCGAGGCGGGCTCTGCGAGTGGCCCTCCGGCCATAAAAAGGGTCCCCAGAGCTCATCTCGGGGAGTCTCAGCTCGGTGCTGCGGCTGCTCGTCCTCCTGCCATGGCCTGCACTGCCAGCGCCCCGGCCGCGCCTGCCCACTCTCACTTCTGGGAGATGCTGTCGCTGCTGGCCCGGGAGCCGGGTATGgagtggctggagctgagccttGCTGGGCAGGCTGTCACCTCCCCTCCTCGCAGCCGGGAAGCACCGAGGAGCG GAAGAGAGATGACTTATCATCAGCAGCATTCCTTGGGACCTTGGCCTCTGAAGACTTTGTCGTTGCTGGAGCGCTCAGGAGACAGTAGGCTTTGGCAAGCCTACCTCGAAGGATTGAGGAAATTCCTTGTCTTTAGGGAAATCATGGGAATGCCTGCAGCCTGGCCAATTCCAGTGGAGCAAATTAGAGGATTTTTGGCTGTGGAATCTAATTTTTCTGCCTCGAAGACACTCATATACATGGCAGCACTTTCTTATTTATCAAAATTGACTTGTAGCTCTGATCCTCTGCAAGATCCTATAACCTGTTGCATGGTGACGGGGTTGAAACGTCGAGTGGGTATCCCGAGGGATATATACTTGCCTGTAACAATTGAGATATTGCGATCTCTCTTAGGAGCTCTGGAGTCTGTGTGCATAACTCATTATGAATGCTTACTGTTTCGTGCATTATTTACTGTAGCTTTTTTTGGGGCACTTCGAATAGGAGAGATGGTGGCAAAGCACCGTAATGTACTGCAGCCGGAGCTGCTGTATCTGAGTGATATCCAGCTGATGGCGAGGaaagtgctgctttttctgccttACTCTCCTGTGGATCAGGAGAGGCATGTCATCAGCCTGGCGCTGTCCGGAGAGCCGTGGGTGTGCCCCGTCCTGGCCCTCCGGAGCTATTTGACAGCTCGCTCACAGCAGGAAGGGCCATTGTTCGTGCACTCGGACTTGAGGTCTGTAACGAAGAGGGAGTTCCTGGCCGTTCTCCGATGTGCCCTGAgcctgctggggctgtgtccgGAGCAGTTCGGCGTGCATTCCTTCTGGATGGGGACTGCCGTCACCGCTGCGCGCTGCGGGTATCCTGGGGAAGATGTCACTCGCCTGGCAAGATGGCCCTGTATGATCCCAGGAAGATTCTAA
- the LOC117244316 gene encoding uncharacterized protein LOC117244316 produces the protein MQRRVEQPSAPSPFWALLARLRGEPGMGWLPCGPDGPCGTSGREAGSGEGADKPSQVPEKHSLGPCPLKALLLLEDSRERHLWQVYHEGLENFLSFREGKALSAVWPIPIEQIREFLVTMESQDLPPAKIIMYMEGLSFISRMVDHPDPLPDPLICFRMSRLKHRTRTRHSNDEFSPVTIEVLRSLLGTLESVCSCPYECMLFRAIFTVAYFGVLHLEEIVVNHQNIVQPELLYLSDLRLTEGSATLFLHPSHVGQQRCLIQLRLCQETWVCPVEALRIYMAVRPRGEGPLFVHLNGMAVTKREFLTVFCSGLRFSGLPPNQYGVHSFWLGNTN, from the exons ATGCAGAGAAGGGTTGAGCAGCCCTCTGCCCCTTCACCcttctgggctctgctggcacGGCTGCGGGGGGAGCCCGGCATGGGGTGGCTGCCGTGCGGTCCGGATGGTCCATGTGGGACCAGTGGACGGGAGGCTGGCAGCGGGGAAGGAGCTG atAAGCCCAGCCAGGTTCCTGAAAAGCATTCCTTGGGCCCTTGTCCCCTGAAGGCTCTGCTGTTACTGGAGGACTCGAGAGAGAGGCACTTATGGCAAGTCTACCATGAAGGCCTGGAAAACTTCCTTTCCTTTAGAGAAGGCAAGGCTCTGTCTGCAGTCTGGCCAATTCCAATTGAACAAATTAGAGAGTTTCTGGTCACCATGGAGTCCCAGGATCTGCCTCCcgcaaaaataataatgtatatGGAAGGACTGTCTTTCATCTCCAGAATGGTAGATCATCCTGATCCTCTTCCAGATCCTCTTATCTGTTTCAGGATGTCAAGGCTGAAACACAGGACTCGGACTCGCCACTCAAATGATGAATTCTCTCCTGTAACAATTGAAGTGTTAAGATCTCTCCTGGGAACTCTGGAGTCTGTGTGTAGCTGTCCTTATGAGTGTATGCTGTTCCGTGCCATTTTTACTGTGGCTTATTTTGGTGTACTCCATTTAGAAGAGATAGTGGTAAATCACCAAAATATAGTACAGCCAGAGCTCCTGTACTTGAGTGACCTCCGGCTGACAGAAGGAAGCGCAACCCTTTTTCTGCATCCGTCTCATGTGGGCCAACAGAGGTGTTTGATCCAACTGAGACTTTGTCAAGAGACGTGGGTATGCCCTGTTGAAGCTCTTCGTATCTACATGGCAGTGCGGCCACGAGGAGAGGGCCCTCTCTTTGTGCATTTAAATGGTATGGCTGTGACAAAGAGGGAGTTCCTCACTGTTTTCTGCTCTGGTCTAAGATTTTCTGGACTTCCTCCAAACCAGTATGGGGTGCATTCCTTCTGGCTGGGGAACACTAATTAG